Proteins from one Gimesia maris genomic window:
- a CDS encoding glycosyltransferase family 2 protein, giving the protein MESKWLTIVIPALNEEDAIGGTIRRCLDAREEISHQAELDGIEIIVVSDGSTDQTAEIAQSFEDITVIVFEKNRGYGAAIKEGWRRGRGDYVGFLDADGTCDPRFFAALCETAIVENADVTLGSRLGADSQMPVIRRAGNRGFAFLMGLLCGRKVTDTASGMRVVRRNALKHLYPLPDGLHFTPAMSARALMNHLRIIEIPMKYEERIGESKLSALRDGIQFLKAIGEGVLCYRPEKIFLSGFTICMLMILILAAYPTEFYFQNHRLEEWMIYRFVVCQFLGSIGMALLLASALSTRMACMSSRREDFVGFWSSNISSLFTGKPLVVIAGFLTFLGLGFLWPGIVEFISTGKITLHWSRVIAGAFTLFSVLQISIFVVLMKVVEIWSYEQTSLEKKSYKLNQVERINIGESSLENDLYVVEPDSRVMK; this is encoded by the coding sequence ATGGAGTCAAAATGGCTTACGATTGTCATTCCTGCATTGAATGAAGAAGATGCCATTGGTGGAACTATCAGGCGATGTCTGGATGCCCGTGAAGAGATTTCGCATCAGGCTGAACTCGATGGTATTGAGATTATTGTCGTGAGTGATGGTTCCACAGATCAGACTGCTGAGATTGCACAGAGTTTTGAAGATATTACCGTCATTGTGTTTGAAAAAAACCGGGGTTATGGGGCCGCGATCAAGGAAGGATGGAGGCGCGGTCGTGGCGATTATGTCGGTTTTCTGGATGCTGACGGGACCTGTGATCCCCGTTTCTTTGCCGCTCTCTGCGAGACGGCAATTGTTGAAAACGCGGATGTAACGCTGGGTTCCCGTCTGGGAGCTGACTCACAAATGCCAGTGATCCGCAGAGCCGGGAATCGTGGGTTTGCGTTTTTAATGGGCCTGCTCTGTGGTCGAAAAGTAACAGATACTGCCAGCGGAATGCGAGTTGTTCGTCGGAATGCACTCAAACACCTGTATCCATTACCTGATGGTCTGCACTTTACACCAGCCATGAGTGCCCGGGCATTGATGAATCATTTGCGAATTATCGAAATCCCCATGAAGTATGAAGAACGTATTGGCGAAAGTAAGCTGAGTGCGCTGAGAGATGGGATTCAGTTTCTTAAAGCTATTGGGGAAGGAGTCCTCTGTTACCGACCTGAAAAAATATTTTTGTCAGGATTCACTATCTGCATGCTGATGATTCTGATTCTGGCAGCTTATCCGACTGAATTTTACTTTCAGAATCATCGGCTGGAAGAGTGGATGATCTACCGATTTGTGGTCTGTCAGTTTCTCGGGTCAATTGGAATGGCGTTGCTGTTGGCTTCAGCGCTATCTACTCGAATGGCTTGTATGAGCTCAAGGCGGGAAGATTTCGTTGGTTTCTGGTCTTCAAACATATCCAGCCTGTTTACAGGAAAACCTCTGGTTGTCATTGCAGGATTTCTTACCTTCCTTGGTCTCGGTTTTTTGTGGCCGGGGATAGTTGAATTTATTTCGACTGGAAAAATAACATTGCACTGGTCCCGAGTCATTGCCGGTGCCTTCACGTTATTTTCTGTTCTACAGATATCGATCTTTGTGGTATTGATGAAAGTAGTGGAAATCTGGAGTTATGAGCAAACTTCTCTCGAAAAGAAGAGCTATAAATTGAATCAAGTTGAAAGAATTAATA
- a CDS encoding DUF3124 domain-containing protein: MQGKQEYPDWFLWLWEKWYVLFLLLGALTLIFIGSAVYLDNRFSQVQNQLEYVPPRSYQPPDLKKYQADKADLEKLTRRQSLYVPCYSHIYYHGGAPLLLETTLSIRNIDREQPVFITAINYHDTDGKLVKTYLDQPVSLTPFQTLEFLVEEKDSTGGSGANFLVSWAGDESVNQPQVETVMIGTSGPRAIAFSRSATVISTGEN; this comes from the coding sequence ATGCAAGGCAAACAGGAGTACCCCGACTGGTTTCTGTGGTTGTGGGAGAAGTGGTATGTTTTGTTTCTGTTGCTCGGAGCGCTGACTCTGATTTTTATCGGCAGTGCCGTTTATCTGGATAATCGATTTTCACAGGTTCAGAACCAGCTGGAATATGTGCCCCCACGCAGTTATCAGCCACCAGACCTGAAGAAGTATCAGGCTGACAAAGCAGATCTGGAAAAACTGACACGCAGACAGTCTCTGTATGTTCCCTGCTATTCCCACATCTATTATCACGGCGGCGCTCCTTTGCTGCTGGAAACGACATTGAGTATCCGAAACATAGACCGTGAACAGCCCGTATTTATCACAGCCATCAATTATCATGATACCGATGGCAAACTGGTGAAAACTTATCTTGATCAGCCAGTCAGTTTGACTCCCTTTCAGACGCTCGAATTTCTGGTGGAAGAAAAGGACAGTACCGGGGGATCCGGCGCGAATTTCCTGGTGTCGTGGGCTGGTGATGAAAGTGTGAACCAGCCACAGGTGGAAACCGTGATGATTGGTACTTCCGGACCGCGTGCGATTGCCTTCAGTAGAAGTGCGACTGTGATTTCAACCGGCGAGAATTGA
- a CDS encoding HD domain-containing protein, producing the protein MDILHSPVVEHAIRLAAVAHKSQKRKSSGIPYIAHPMSVCLILMKAGFDDESILAAAVLHDVVEDTELSIEDLETHFSDDVVRYVQEMTEEKETEEGEKRTWPDRKRTHIEVMQQAALGTRAIELADKLHNLEAMLFDLQTEDRQEFWGHFGASPDEIIQYYHSMIEAAGQSDSELKPLVENCNSRLEELKKYLPST; encoded by the coding sequence ATGGATATCCTTCATTCACCTGTAGTCGAGCATGCGATACGTCTGGCTGCGGTGGCTCACAAGTCTCAAAAACGGAAGTCTTCCGGCATTCCCTATATCGCGCATCCCATGAGTGTCTGCCTGATCCTGATGAAGGCTGGTTTCGATGATGAATCGATTCTGGCGGCGGCTGTACTGCATGACGTTGTAGAAGACACGGAATTATCAATCGAAGATCTGGAGACGCATTTTTCAGATGATGTTGTGCGGTATGTTCAGGAAATGACAGAAGAAAAAGAGACGGAAGAGGGGGAGAAACGGACCTGGCCGGACCGTAAACGAACGCACATTGAAGTAATGCAGCAGGCAGCGCTGGGGACAAGAGCGATCGAACTGGCGGATAAACTCCACAATCTCGAAGCGATGCTGTTTGATCTGCAGACCGAAGACAGGCAGGAGTTCTGGGGGCATTTCGGAGCCAGTCCTGATGAAATCATACAGTATTATCATTCGATGATCGAAGCAGCAGGTCAGTCTGATTCTGAACTGAAGCCGCTGGTCGAGAACTGTAACAGTCGGCTGGAAGAATTGAAAAAGTACCTGCCTTCTACATGA
- a CDS encoding ABC transporter ATP-binding protein: protein MSNRQPNAFHRAFPAREFFRGSARTVLFWSLVNGLLLILLLVDLFLIIDLLDHRGRITLHGEQNVKLLQELRTAPVRLPVEHEQAKSVPEPEQVRADGKSSVPGGEPEPKPSPIAEMPRLEMVSLTDSGILPSVWWTYSKYQIGLLPRMYQRVPLLQENQTALFTLICFALVVASIRVLIRWRSRQKSLTISHHVSMSLRNMIHRQALRLGPGDLSGKETEQAFQLFIRDVGTVQQGVFQWVYGQSRHPITLLILLLFAMSIDWRLTLQCMIPLVAAWYFLLQHRKNYEQEQAKTLVAIETELSLLAENLRSTRLVRGFGMETAEHDQFQKHLQKYTENIATLKRVEGWGHRVARGLAVFCSCMVLFLVGYKVLVSPDSLPLSAAVLMTGIFAFFYLPVNGLYQLIEIRDEANISASSIYRYLNQIPSVGQAVGAKFLEPLSQALQFENVSFQLNSNSPPLLKGFDLKIPAGTSTALVSLEKLAPRAVSYLIPRFIEPQSGRVLMDGEDTAWVTLESLRAEAIYVSGNDPCLTGTVKENIQCGDERYSLQEVIAASKEAHAHQFIQNLSQGYETALGQHGEELTVGECFRLGLARALLRKPALLIIEEPEDILDEDTKTLLEDAYSRIFQNRTVLVIPSRITTLRRVNQVVLIHEGKVEAVDSQPNLLKKSALYRHWEYTRFNQFRHTQETSNER from the coding sequence GTGTCAAACCGTCAGCCCAACGCCTTTCATCGTGCTTTCCCCGCACGGGAATTCTTTCGTGGATCTGCCAGAACTGTTCTGTTCTGGTCGCTGGTAAATGGCCTGCTGCTTATTCTGTTACTGGTCGATTTGTTTCTGATCATCGATCTGCTTGACCATCGCGGGCGAATCACACTTCATGGAGAGCAGAATGTCAAGCTGCTGCAGGAACTGAGGACAGCTCCTGTAAGATTGCCTGTAGAACATGAACAGGCAAAATCGGTTCCTGAGCCCGAGCAGGTTCGAGCTGATGGAAAGTCCTCTGTGCCCGGTGGTGAGCCTGAACCAAAACCATCCCCGATTGCAGAAATGCCTCGGTTGGAGATGGTGAGTCTTACGGACTCTGGTATTTTGCCATCCGTCTGGTGGACGTATTCCAAATATCAGATTGGTTTATTACCACGGATGTATCAGCGGGTTCCACTACTGCAGGAGAACCAGACAGCGCTGTTCACTTTAATCTGTTTTGCGCTGGTGGTTGCCAGTATTCGAGTATTGATCCGCTGGAGATCCCGGCAGAAGAGCTTGACAATCTCGCATCATGTTTCAATGAGCTTGCGAAATATGATTCATCGGCAGGCGTTGCGCCTGGGGCCAGGGGACCTGTCCGGCAAAGAGACTGAACAGGCTTTTCAGCTGTTTATTCGAGATGTGGGAACGGTCCAGCAGGGGGTGTTTCAGTGGGTTTATGGTCAGTCACGTCATCCAATCACTCTGCTGATTCTCCTGCTGTTTGCCATGTCGATAGACTGGAGACTGACCCTGCAGTGTATGATTCCGCTGGTGGCGGCCTGGTACTTTTTGCTGCAGCATCGCAAAAACTACGAACAGGAGCAGGCAAAAACACTGGTTGCAATTGAGACAGAGTTGTCTTTACTGGCAGAAAACCTGCGTAGTACCCGACTGGTACGGGGTTTCGGAATGGAAACAGCAGAGCATGACCAGTTTCAAAAACATTTGCAGAAATATACGGAGAATATCGCGACGCTCAAGCGCGTTGAGGGGTGGGGACATCGTGTCGCGCGCGGGCTGGCAGTGTTCTGTTCCTGCATGGTTCTGTTTCTTGTCGGGTATAAAGTGCTGGTGAGTCCAGACAGCCTGCCACTTTCGGCAGCTGTTTTGATGACAGGGATCTTTGCCTTTTTCTATCTGCCGGTAAATGGATTGTATCAACTGATAGAGATACGCGATGAAGCTAACATTTCAGCGAGTTCAATCTATCGTTACCTCAACCAGATACCCTCTGTAGGGCAGGCTGTCGGAGCGAAGTTTCTGGAACCTCTGTCTCAGGCACTGCAGTTTGAGAATGTCAGTTTTCAGTTGAACAGCAACAGTCCTCCATTACTCAAAGGGTTTGATTTGAAAATTCCCGCTGGTACCAGTACGGCCCTGGTATCTCTGGAAAAACTGGCTCCACGTGCTGTGAGTTATCTGATACCGCGATTTATTGAACCTCAGTCGGGTCGTGTTCTGATGGATGGTGAAGATACTGCCTGGGTGACTCTGGAGTCTTTGCGCGCGGAAGCGATCTATGTGAGTGGAAACGATCCCTGCCTGACAGGAACCGTCAAAGAGAATATCCAGTGCGGTGATGAGCGATACTCTCTGCAGGAAGTGATTGCTGCTTCCAAGGAAGCGCACGCGCATCAGTTCATCCAGAATCTATCGCAGGGGTATGAGACCGCGCTGGGACAGCATGGTGAAGAATTGACTGTGGGCGAATGTTTTCGTCTGGGGCTGGCCCGGGCATTATTGCGGAAGCCTGCTTTACTCATTATCGAAGAGCCTGAAGACATACTGGATGAGGATACTAAAACGCTTCTCGAAGATGCGTATTCACGAATTTTTCAGAATCGTACCGTTCTGGTGATTCCTTCACGAATTACAACCCTGCGCCGCGTCAATCAGGTTGTACTGATTCACGAAGGCAAGGTGGAAGCGGTCGACAGTCAGCCGAATCTGTTAAAAAAATCTGCCCTGTATCGCCACTGGGAATACACGCGTTTCAATCAGTTCAGGCATACTCAGGAAACTTCGAACGAACGTTGA
- a CDS encoding ABC transporter permease, giving the protein MESLLVFSAEPVDLMVQWWLTGAGVLLYFVLLFGVAAFTQAGVIARATTKEAIRQPVFLLLMAMGLLLLLLNTFLPFFSMGDDVKMLMDCGLATILICSLLLAVWSASTSIADEIEGKTAMTLLSKPINRRQFIIGKYLGILKAVVWLMLPMVITFLLLVYFKVGYDAREASRDAPTHAEKMAAVWLILPGILLIYMEVAILAAISVAISTRLPMMVNMIICFGIYIIGHLTPNLVQAKSEGLEFVKFTGQLIATILPNLDNFNMSPAVATGTVVPPVYIGHSALSCLLYSGIAILVAFILFEDRDLA; this is encoded by the coding sequence ATGGAAAGCCTCCTGGTTTTTTCAGCAGAGCCTGTTGACTTGATGGTTCAATGGTGGTTAACCGGAGCAGGTGTATTGCTCTACTTTGTGCTGTTATTTGGGGTGGCTGCATTCACCCAGGCAGGTGTAATTGCCAGAGCCACTACCAAAGAGGCAATTCGCCAGCCCGTGTTTCTGTTGCTGATGGCGATGGGGCTGCTGTTGCTGTTGCTGAACACGTTTCTGCCATTTTTCTCCATGGGAGATGATGTCAAGATGTTGATGGACTGTGGTCTGGCAACGATTTTGATTTGCAGTCTCTTACTGGCGGTCTGGTCTGCCAGTACCAGTATCGCAGATGAAATAGAAGGCAAAACAGCAATGACACTGCTGTCGAAACCGATTAATCGTCGCCAGTTTATTATTGGGAAGTACCTGGGGATTCTAAAAGCAGTCGTCTGGCTGATGTTGCCGATGGTGATTACTTTTCTACTGCTGGTCTACTTCAAAGTCGGTTATGACGCTCGTGAAGCTTCAAGAGACGCACCGACTCATGCCGAAAAAATGGCCGCTGTCTGGTTGATTTTACCTGGCATTCTTTTGATCTATATGGAAGTTGCAATTCTGGCTGCCATCAGTGTCGCTATTTCAACCCGGCTACCGATGATGGTGAATATGATTATCTGCTTTGGTATCTATATTATTGGTCACCTTACTCCCAATCTGGTGCAGGCCAAGTCGGAGGGACTGGAGTTTGTGAAATTTACCGGGCAGCTGATCGCTACAATTCTGCCTAACCTGGATAACTTTAACATGTCACCAGCGGTTGCAACGGGAACTGTCGTTCCGCCAGTCTATATTGGTCATTCGGCATTAAGCTGTCTGCTTTATTCCGGAATTGCGATTCTGGTTGCCTTTATTCTTTTTGAAGACCGTGACCTTGCCTGA
- a CDS encoding acylphosphatase translates to MFAESGQSDLSVPVTLRAVYHGQVQGVGFRYRTTRLAHQYPITGYVKNLPDGTVELVVQTQDKTVLEQFFDDMMLTFATNVTDVSVEEIDSEAHYQQFQIER, encoded by the coding sequence ATGTTTGCTGAATCAGGGCAATCCGATTTGTCTGTTCCTGTTACTTTGCGCGCGGTCTATCATGGTCAGGTGCAAGGGGTCGGATTTCGCTACCGGACTACGCGTCTTGCCCACCAGTATCCGATTACGGGGTATGTGAAAAACCTGCCTGATGGCACAGTAGAACTGGTCGTGCAAACACAGGATAAAACAGTTCTGGAGCAGTTTTTTGATGATATGATGCTCACATTCGCAACTAACGTCACGGATGTTTCAGTCGAAGAAATTGACTCGGAGGCGCATTATCAGCAGTTCCAGATCGAACGCTAA
- a CDS encoding carbon storage regulator, whose amino-acid sequence MLVLSRKPGERIRIGDDVTLTIVRIGPNSVRLGIDAPRSMSIVREELCIDFSDLPETEQFSEETTSP is encoded by the coding sequence ATGCTTGTATTATCACGAAAGCCCGGTGAGCGAATTCGGATTGGCGATGATGTAACCCTGACGATTGTTCGAATCGGTCCGAATTCAGTCAGATTAGGCATTGATGCCCCACGCAGTATGAGTATCGTGCGTGAAGAACTGTGTATCGATTTTTCGGATCTGCCAGAAACAGAGCAGTTCTCAGAAGAAACGACTTCGCCTTAG
- a CDS encoding Gfo/Idh/MocA family protein, giving the protein MVRIGIIGIGFMGMAHFEGARKLKGAKVTAISTRDSKKLAGDWSSIEGNFGPRGSQVDLSKIKQYSDYHDLLADPDIDLVDICLPTQMHEQVALDSIRAGKHTLVEKPIAIDLKAANKMVKAAEKAGVQFMVAQVLPFFPEFQFAVECVRSNKYGKLLAAHFRRVMAPPKWSENIEDFQKLGGWGIDLHIHDNHLISLMCGVPTKVTSRGIENKGFINHVHTVYDYDDPNLAVSCVSGGIATRGLEFAHGYELYFEDATVLFGAGTMGVGKNKEWVVSQPLTLISKNGQLKHPKLKGGDAWCAAFTLELQAAVDALQSGEEPEALSGALARDALKICYAEAKSIQTGRSIPVK; this is encoded by the coding sequence ATGGTTCGTATTGGAATTATCGGCATCGGTTTTATGGGAATGGCTCATTTTGAAGGAGCCAGAAAACTCAAAGGAGCGAAGGTCACTGCAATATCAACCCGGGATTCCAAAAAACTGGCAGGCGACTGGAGCAGCATTGAAGGGAACTTTGGCCCTCGAGGTTCTCAGGTCGACTTATCCAAAATAAAGCAGTACAGCGATTACCATGATCTGCTGGCAGATCCCGATATTGATCTTGTTGATATCTGCCTGCCTACCCAAATGCATGAACAGGTGGCCCTGGATTCCATCCGGGCTGGAAAACACACCCTTGTTGAAAAACCGATCGCCATCGACCTGAAAGCGGCCAACAAAATGGTGAAAGCCGCCGAGAAAGCCGGCGTCCAATTCATGGTTGCCCAGGTTCTGCCCTTTTTCCCTGAATTTCAGTTTGCCGTCGAATGTGTCCGGAGCAATAAATATGGGAAACTACTGGCGGCCCACTTCCGCCGCGTGATGGCTCCCCCCAAATGGTCCGAAAACATCGAAGATTTCCAGAAACTGGGTGGCTGGGGAATTGATCTGCACATCCATGATAACCACCTGATCAGTCTAATGTGTGGTGTACCCACAAAAGTCACTTCACGGGGAATTGAGAATAAAGGTTTTATTAACCACGTTCACACTGTTTACGATTACGATGACCCGAACCTGGCGGTCAGTTGTGTCAGTGGGGGAATTGCGACAAGAGGCCTGGAGTTCGCGCATGGATACGAACTCTACTTTGAAGACGCAACCGTACTGTTTGGTGCAGGCACAATGGGAGTCGGCAAAAACAAGGAATGGGTTGTCAGTCAACCTCTCACACTGATTAGTAAAAATGGTCAATTAAAACACCCGAAACTCAAAGGGGGAGATGCGTGGTGTGCGGCATTCACCCTGGAATTACAGGCAGCCGTCGATGCTCTTCAAAGTGGCGAAGAACCGGAAGCATTATCAGGCGCACTGGCCAGAGATGCCCTGAAAATCTGCTACGCCGAGGCGAAAAGTATTCAAACAGGCCGATCCATTCCCGTTAAATAA
- a CDS encoding MBL fold metallo-hydrolase, whose protein sequence is MLENLPLQSVKYKGFTIEGYSRAAVQSYWRIPELKLGFDLGGSPWSFMGTAVFFITHAHLDHMAALPAFVARRRMMKMSPPTIYLPEEVVDPVWKMLKSWQKLDRGRMECELIGLKDGEEIQLSREHAVTAFQTKHTVPSLGFQVWDCRKKLKPEFQGKPETDIRDARISGIEVSEEIRVPLVCYTGDTAPAGLDHFETAYESKVLITEMTFYRPEHRREKIHKFGHMHLDDIVERAERFQNELIILAHFSTRYHDNQVQNAVKKRLSEDLQSRIHLWM, encoded by the coding sequence ATGCTCGAAAATCTGCCTCTGCAATCTGTGAAATATAAAGGCTTCACCATTGAGGGCTACTCACGGGCCGCCGTTCAAAGCTACTGGAGAATCCCTGAACTTAAACTTGGCTTTGACCTCGGTGGCAGTCCCTGGTCTTTCATGGGGACAGCCGTATTTTTCATTACCCATGCGCACCTTGATCACATGGCGGCACTTCCTGCTTTTGTCGCCCGTCGGCGTATGATGAAGATGAGCCCACCCACGATCTACCTGCCTGAAGAAGTGGTCGATCCTGTCTGGAAAATGTTGAAAAGCTGGCAAAAACTGGATCGGGGCCGGATGGAATGTGAGCTGATTGGCTTAAAAGATGGAGAAGAAATACAGCTTTCACGGGAACACGCTGTCACTGCATTTCAGACCAAACACACGGTTCCTTCACTTGGGTTTCAGGTCTGGGACTGCCGGAAGAAGTTGAAACCGGAATTTCAGGGGAAACCGGAAACCGATATTCGAGACGCGCGCATCTCGGGGATTGAGGTCAGCGAAGAGATTCGAGTACCGCTGGTCTGTTACACAGGAGATACCGCCCCTGCCGGACTGGATCACTTCGAAACCGCATATGAGTCCAAAGTACTGATTACAGAAATGACTTTTTACCGACCCGAACACCGTCGGGAAAAAATTCATAAGTTCGGACACATGCATCTGGATGATATTGTCGAACGCGCAGAACGATTTCAGAATGAATTGATTATTCTGGCGCACTTCAGCACGCGCTATCACGACAACCAGGTTCAGAATGCGGTTAAAAAAAGGTTATCTGAAGATTTGCAGTCTCGAATCCACCTCTGGATGTGA
- a CDS encoding DUF1559 domain-containing protein produces the protein MKLQPNKAKRGFTLIELLVVIAIIAILIALLLPAVQQAREAARRSSCKNNLKQIGLAMHNYLDTHSVLPYGWAWDTGYGPYTRSRETWMQQILPYIDQAPLYNAYIQEDFAYTHGSSHRFSIIPALVCPSNPSANFSIAFRGNYGMCAGKTNDSWGSETGDGMFYRYSSTKFRDVTDGTSNTIMGGEGVARPNGPSASTPWGEVGNYWGGGSTHHGSAFNTAEPPNSPVPDCNYSCANYDMAQFPCAGTNAGPVSCTGTRRTYSRSFHVGGVHILLADGAVRFISDNIDLGTWQALSTRAGQEVLGEF, from the coding sequence ATGAAACTCCAGCCAAATAAAGCTAAACGTGGCTTCACACTGATTGAACTTCTGGTTGTCATCGCAATTATTGCGATTCTGATTGCCCTGCTCTTGCCAGCCGTACAACAGGCACGTGAAGCCGCCCGCAGAAGCAGTTGTAAAAATAATCTGAAACAAATTGGCCTGGCCATGCACAACTATCTTGATACCCACAGTGTACTCCCTTACGGCTGGGCCTGGGATACCGGCTATGGTCCCTACACCAGAAGCCGCGAAACCTGGATGCAGCAGATACTTCCCTACATTGACCAAGCACCACTTTATAATGCTTATATCCAGGAAGACTTTGCTTACACGCATGGCTCCTCGCATCGATTTTCGATCATCCCGGCTCTCGTATGCCCTTCAAATCCGAGCGCGAATTTTTCTATCGCATTCAGAGGCAATTATGGAATGTGTGCGGGCAAAACAAATGACAGTTGGGGTAGTGAAACCGGTGATGGCATGTTCTATCGTTATTCAAGTACGAAATTCCGCGATGTAACAGATGGAACTTCGAATACAATTATGGGAGGGGAAGGTGTAGCACGCCCGAATGGTCCCAGTGCGAGCACCCCCTGGGGTGAAGTGGGAAACTACTGGGGTGGTGGCTCAACACATCATGGCAGTGCTTTCAACACGGCAGAACCTCCCAACTCTCCGGTACCCGACTGCAACTACTCATGTGCCAATTATGATATGGCCCAGTTTCCCTGTGCAGGTACGAATGCGGGACCAGTTTCATGTACGGGAACCAGGCGAACCTATTCCCGCAGTTTTCACGTCGGTGGAGTGCATATACTACTCGCAGATGGTGCGGTACGCTTTATCTCAGATAATATCGATCTGGGAACCTGGCAGGCACTTTCAACTCGTGCCGGACAGGAAGTCCTCGGCGAGTTTTAA
- a CDS encoding carboxypeptidase-like regulatory domain-containing protein produces the protein MMLRFTSHSLAVILFASAFTGCNSSPEGPPLETVTGTVKLDGSPLPDASILFKDPSGENKSYFASVKEGDFSTEMQPGNWKVQITARRQSKDKMVDNAEGTGKEPAMEQYLPAAYNEKSTLDINVSSGEENHFSFDLNSK, from the coding sequence ATGATGCTTCGTTTCACATCTCATTCACTTGCCGTCATCCTGTTCGCTTCAGCATTCACAGGATGCAACAGTAGTCCTGAAGGTCCCCCACTGGAGACAGTAACGGGGACCGTCAAACTTGATGGTTCCCCTCTGCCAGATGCCAGTATTCTTTTCAAGGATCCTTCTGGCGAAAATAAATCGTACTTTGCCAGCGTGAAGGAGGGGGACTTCAGTACAGAAATGCAACCCGGTAACTGGAAAGTCCAGATTACCGCACGACGTCAGTCCAAAGATAAGATGGTTGATAACGCAGAGGGAACAGGTAAAGAACCTGCGATGGAACAATATTTACCAGCGGCTTATAACGAGAAGAGCACCCTCGATATCAATGTCAGCTCCGGTGAGGAAAATCACTTTTCTTTTGATTTGAACAGTAAATAG